In Halorhabdus tiamatea SARL4B, a genomic segment contains:
- a CDS encoding CDP-2,3-bis-(O-geranylgeranyl)-sn-glycerol synthase produces the protein MSWLSVVVVAFWAMLPAYLPNNVAVLAGGGRPIDGGRTWRGGRLLGDGKTWRGTIAGTAAGAALALALDAVAPGVGDAIGVDLPGFPIAAAIALALGAMVGDIAASFIKRRLDRQRGAPVPGLDQLDFVLGALALAALAAPTWFGETFTPAVLVVVVVLTPILHVTTNAIAYVLGLKDEPY, from the coding sequence ATGTCGTGGCTCTCGGTCGTAGTCGTGGCGTTCTGGGCGATGTTACCCGCCTACCTCCCGAACAACGTCGCCGTCCTCGCCGGCGGCGGCCGACCGATCGACGGCGGGCGAACCTGGCGCGGCGGCCGCCTGCTCGGCGACGGCAAGACCTGGCGCGGCACGATCGCTGGCACCGCGGCGGGGGCCGCCCTGGCGCTCGCGCTCGACGCCGTCGCCCCCGGTGTCGGTGACGCAATCGGGGTCGACCTGCCGGGATTCCCGATCGCGGCCGCAATCGCGCTGGCGCTGGGCGCGATGGTCGGTGACATCGCCGCCTCGTTCATCAAACGCCGCCTCGACCGCCAGCGCGGCGCGCCCGTCCCCGGCCTCGATCAGCTCGACTTCGTACTCGGCGCACTGGCCCTGGCGGCACTCGCCGCGCCGACCTGGTTCGGCGAGACGTTCACGCCGGCTGTCCTCGTGGTTGTCGTCGTCCTGACTCCCATCCTGCACGTCACGACGAACGCAATCGCGTACGTCCTCGGGCTGAAGGACGAGCCGTACTGA
- a CDS encoding phosphate signaling complex PhoU family protein — protein METRKVQVTGGSTYTVSLPKEWATENEVSAGSVVEFHSEEDMLLLSPQDDRERAEGSLDVSGLTDETELTRAVMTMYVSGFDIIRLEAPRITATQRRHIRNATQGLVGLEVIEETGERVVLQDLLDSSELSVHNAITRMRLVSLTMSADAVTALIEDDDELAADVMERDDDVDRLWYMVSRVFRTVLRNPTAANDMGFPRETVFDYQSGARQLERIADHANKIANIATNIDDVPGEEADALDELCEIAISVPETAMDALLADEPDEAVSLANEARARIPEVDKKAREVDSLIREFDDPQRAHRLGLVVDSLSRTADYGSNIAESALQKAVPQPS, from the coding sequence ATGGAGACCCGGAAGGTCCAGGTAACCGGTGGCTCGACGTATACAGTCTCGTTGCCCAAGGAGTGGGCGACTGAAAACGAAGTCAGTGCAGGCAGCGTCGTGGAGTTCCACTCCGAGGAAGACATGTTGTTGCTCTCGCCCCAGGACGACCGTGAGCGGGCCGAAGGCAGCCTCGACGTGAGCGGGTTGACCGACGAGACGGAGTTGACGCGGGCCGTGATGACGATGTACGTCAGCGGCTTCGACATCATCCGGCTCGAAGCGCCACGGATCACCGCAACACAGCGCCGGCACATCAGGAACGCCACCCAGGGGCTGGTCGGCCTGGAAGTCATCGAAGAGACCGGCGAGCGCGTCGTCCTCCAGGACCTGCTTGACTCCTCGGAGCTGTCGGTCCACAACGCCATCACCCGGATGCGGCTGGTCTCGCTGACGATGTCGGCCGACGCGGTGACTGCCCTGATCGAGGACGACGACGAACTCGCCGCCGACGTCATGGAGCGCGACGACGACGTCGACCGTCTGTGGTACATGGTCTCGCGGGTCTTCCGAACGGTACTTCGAAACCCGACCGCGGCCAACGACATGGGGTTTCCACGCGAAACGGTCTTCGATTACCAGTCGGGTGCGCGCCAGCTCGAACGCATCGCCGACCACGCCAACAAGATCGCCAATATCGCGACCAACATCGACGACGTCCCCGGGGAGGAAGCCGATGCGCTCGATGAACTCTGTGAGATCGCCATCTCGGTCCCCGAGACGGCGATGGACGCGCTCCTGGCAGACGAACCCGACGAGGCCGTCTCGCTGGCCAACGAGGCGCGGGCGCGTATCCCGGAAGTCGACAAAAAAGCTCGGGAGGTCGACAGTCTGATCCGGGAGTTCGACGACCCACAGCGAGCCCACCGGCTCGGTCTCGTGGTCGACTCGTTAAGTCGGACCGCCGACTACGGGAGCAACATCGCCGAGAGTGCCTTACAGAAAGCGGTTCCTCAGCCGTCCTGA
- a CDS encoding ferredoxin has translation MATVEVDQDLCVGDQICASMEPEIYEMRDDGLAYVVDGMEEIDDDDLIAAAKDAADACPVDAIIVEE, from the coding sequence ATGGCTACAGTCGAAGTCGATCAGGACCTGTGTGTCGGCGATCAGATTTGCGCGTCGATGGAACCGGAGATCTACGAAATGCGTGACGACGGCCTCGCGTACGTCGTCGATGGGATGGAAGAGATCGACGACGACGATCTCATCGCGGCCGCGAAGGACGCTGCGGACGCCTGCCCCGTCGACGCGATCATCGTCGAGGAATAA
- a CDS encoding HAD family hydrolase, whose amino-acid sequence MTVNAVVFDLDETLAVTTRDRGTLIAEATAVAGGDPIEYATYQDTHHETVTSETRAPIFAAVIDDETVDPGAVADTYRQAVNDALVPVEGATDLLAHLTNGAGYRVGVLTDGPVRAQRSKLDKLGWEEYLDASVVTGALETRKPDPIAFEAILDDLGVGPSEAVYVGDKPEVDVAGAKDAGMAAVQVLYPGGPELHPRADAAIDRDKLRTDLLDVLEEL is encoded by the coding sequence ATGACCGTCAACGCGGTGGTCTTCGACCTAGATGAGACGCTGGCCGTGACCACGCGCGATCGGGGCACATTGATCGCGGAGGCGACCGCCGTGGCCGGCGGCGACCCGATCGAGTACGCGACGTATCAGGACACCCATCACGAGACGGTAACGAGCGAGACACGGGCACCCATTTTCGCGGCCGTCATCGACGACGAGACGGTCGATCCTGGCGCGGTGGCCGACACGTACCGCCAGGCGGTCAACGACGCCCTCGTCCCGGTCGAGGGCGCGACCGACCTGCTCGCCCATCTCACCAACGGCGCTGGCTATCGCGTCGGCGTGTTGACCGACGGGCCGGTCCGCGCCCAGCGGAGTAAACTCGACAAACTGGGGTGGGAGGAGTATCTCGACGCCAGCGTCGTGACTGGCGCACTGGAGACGCGAAAGCCCGACCCGATCGCGTTCGAGGCGATCCTCGACGACCTCGGGGTGGGGCCGTCGGAGGCGGTCTACGTCGGCGACAAGCCGGAGGTCGACGTTGCGGGGGCAAAAGACGCCGGGATGGCCGCGGTGCAGGTGCTGTATCCCGGTGGTCCCGAACTGCACCCACGGGCCGACGCCGCGATCGACCGGGACAAGCTTCGGACGGATCTGCTCGACGTTCTCGAAGAGTTGTGA
- a CDS encoding 30S ribosomal protein S8e, translating into MKFQGRSTRKRTGGRRRHARNKRRHELGDEPTETEVGEQKLKFVDARGGTEKIRAVATDIASVATDDGTVAAEIENVVENPANPNYVRRNIITKGAVVATSEGEARVTSRPGQDGQVNAALLE; encoded by the coding sequence ATGAAATTCCAGGGCCGTTCGACGCGAAAGCGAACCGGCGGGCGACGCCGTCACGCACGAAACAAGCGCCGTCACGAACTCGGCGACGAACCGACCGAGACGGAAGTCGGCGAGCAGAAACTCAAGTTCGTCGATGCCCGCGGCGGGACCGAAAAGATCCGTGCCGTCGCGACCGACATCGCCAGCGTGGCCACTGACGACGGAACCGTCGCTGCCGAGATCGAGAACGTCGTCGAGAATCCCGCAAACCCCAACTACGTCCGGCGGAACATCATCACCAAGGGCGCGGTCGTCGCGACCAGCGAGGGCGAAGCGCGTGTGACCTCCCGACCCGGCCAGGACGGCCAGGTCAACGCCGCGCTGCTCGAGTAA
- the pyrF gene encoding orotidine-5'-phosphate decarboxylase, whose translation MTFFERLADRIGQVDSVVSVGLDPDPDRLPEHLADRELPRWAFNRRVIDATHEHAAAYKPNAAFYEDPDGWRALAETIAYAHGKGVPVLLDAKRGDIGNTARQYAEVLDGDGLDADAITVNPYMGRDSLEPFLAREEAGVFVLTRTSNPGGADLQDLELADGEALYERVAALADLWNRNDNVGLVVGATAPEELESLREQVPDLPFLVPGVGAQGGDAETAVEHGLADVPGVDPRVGLVNSSRGIIFAGEEAGGPGDAAPDAYYRAAGEAAKRLKRRLNQYR comes from the coding sequence ATGACCTTCTTCGAGCGGCTGGCCGACCGAATCGGCCAGGTCGACAGCGTCGTCTCGGTGGGCTTAGATCCGGACCCCGATCGCCTTCCCGAGCACCTCGCCGACCGGGAGTTGCCACGGTGGGCGTTCAACCGCCGGGTCATCGACGCGACCCACGAACATGCCGCCGCGTACAAACCCAACGCCGCGTTCTACGAGGACCCCGACGGCTGGCGCGCACTGGCTGAAACCATCGCCTACGCCCACGGCAAGGGCGTCCCGGTCCTGCTCGACGCCAAACGGGGCGACATCGGCAACACGGCCCGCCAGTACGCCGAGGTACTCGACGGGGACGGCCTCGACGCCGACGCGATCACCGTCAACCCCTACATGGGCCGGGATTCTCTGGAGCCATTCCTCGCTCGCGAAGAGGCCGGCGTGTTCGTTCTCACGCGAACGTCGAACCCGGGTGGGGCGGACCTTCAGGATCTCGAACTCGCCGACGGCGAGGCGCTCTACGAACGCGTCGCGGCGCTGGCGGACCTCTGGAACCGTAACGACAATGTCGGGCTGGTCGTCGGCGCGACCGCCCCCGAAGAACTCGAATCCCTGCGCGAGCAGGTTCCGGATCTCCCCTTCCTCGTCCCGGGCGTCGGCGCGCAGGGTGGGGACGCCGAGACCGCCGTCGAGCACGGCCTGGCTGACGTGCCGGGGGTCGATCCCAGGGTCGGCCTCGTGAACTCCTCGCGGGGGATCATCTTCGCCGGCGAGGAGGCGGGCGGCCCGGGCGACGCTGCTCCCGACGCCTACTATCGGGCGGCCGGCGAAGCCGCAAAGCGACTCAAGCGCCGGCTGAATCAGTACCGGTAG
- a CDS encoding DUF2240 family protein yields the protein MSLRTAVAAPFVQAGSETLPRSDFVVDLSLDRDWFSPEQAKRLIDVAEGEGLVTASGDSLELTFDPASVTVPDGYQPDESILRERSTFERVLDAVVAEGTDKQQAVAAINGLQSELGVTLETAAILYARRQGVEVADAIDRTLEAL from the coding sequence ATGAGTCTCCGGACAGCCGTGGCCGCCCCGTTCGTCCAGGCCGGGAGCGAAACACTTCCGCGGAGCGACTTCGTCGTCGATCTCAGCCTCGATCGCGACTGGTTCTCGCCGGAACAGGCAAAGCGACTGATCGACGTCGCCGAAGGGGAGGGACTGGTGACCGCGAGCGGCGACAGCCTCGAACTCACCTTCGACCCGGCGTCCGTGACCGTCCCCGATGGATACCAACCCGACGAGTCGATCCTGCGCGAGCGCTCGACCTTCGAGCGCGTTCTCGACGCTGTCGTGGCCGAGGGGACGGACAAACAACAAGCGGTCGCGGCGATCAACGGCCTCCAGTCCGAGCTGGGCGTCACCCTCGAGACGGCGGCGATCCTCTACGCGCGCCGGCAGGGAGTCGAGGTCGCCGACGCGATCGACCGCACGCTGGAGGCCCTGTAA